A genome region from Actinobacillus arthritidis includes the following:
- the ilvM gene encoding acetolactate synthase 2 small subunit, with product MQRYDLTITAEKRPETLERILRVVRHRGFEILTMNVSSDTQHFEMTLHIQSTRAIELLTHQLSKLIDVKSIC from the coding sequence ATGCAACGTTACGATCTAACTATTACGGCAGAGAAACGCCCTGAAACACTTGAGCGAATTTTACGAGTTGTACGTCATCGTGGATTTGAGATTTTAACGATGAATGTCAGTAGTGATACACAACATTTTGAAATGACACTTCATATACAAAGTACACGAGCGATTGAATTGCTGACGCATCAATTAAGCAAACTGATCGATGTAAAATCAATTTGCTAA
- the nrfB gene encoding cytochrome c nitrite reductase pentaheme subunit, producing the protein MKNIISKAGRAIALQAVVFASFFAISTASQAEMPQQPKPLWAEQASDAQIAEDARRDPNKYCVQCHESANATGKPFHHAGKHFQKDVKSPNNGEQITCVSRHGNISENHRKGVKDVMRFNPHGKASNPSLERSVNEQNQVCVACHTADKLREKFWAHDTHATKISCTNCHELHPEKEPMKDIPEKQRIKLCTDCHTKIHSGEFKIPEMDSLKAKENK; encoded by the coding sequence ATGAAAAACATTATCTCAAAAGCAGGGCGAGCAATCGCCCTCCAAGCGGTCGTATTTGCAAGTTTTTTTGCAATTTCAACCGCTTCCCAAGCGGAAATGCCGCAACAGCCGAAACCACTTTGGGCTGAGCAAGCAAGTGATGCTCAAATTGCGGAAGATGCACGTCGTGACCCGAACAAATATTGTGTGCAATGTCATGAATCGGCAAATGCAACCGGCAAACCGTTCCACCATGCGGGTAAACACTTCCAAAAAGATGTGAAAAGCCCGAATAACGGCGAGCAAATTACTTGCGTAAGTCGCCACGGTAATATTTCTGAAAACCACCGTAAAGGTGTAAAAGACGTAATGCGTTTTAATCCGCACGGTAAAGCAAGCAATCCTTCACTTGAACGTTCGGTGAATGAACAAAACCAAGTGTGCGTAGCTTGTCATACGGCGGATAAATTACGTGAAAAATTCTGGGCGCATGATACTCATGCAACGAAAATCTCATGTACTAACTGTCATGAACTTCACCCGGAAAAAGAACCGATGAAAGACATTCCTGAAAAACAACGTATTAAACTTTGTACGGATTGTCATACAAAAATCCACTCAGGCGAATTTAAAATCCCTGAAATGGACTCACTCAAAGCAAAGGAAAATAAATAA
- a CDS encoding ABC transporter substrate-binding protein, with product MKKLTKLSLLSLAIAASSSAFAAPKTFVYCLEASPTYLNPQFATDGGTLDATSQAIFNRLVDFAKGETTVVPSLAEKWDVSEDGKSYTFYLRKGVKFHSTKDFKPSRDFNADDVVFSFNRQLDPNHPFHKVSGGNYEYFIGMDMGNIIQNVEKVDDYTVKINLKVPNAPFLANIAMDFASIFSAEYADQLLKAGTPEKLDQHPVGTGPFQFVDYQKDAQIRYKGFEQYWEGKAAIDRLVFAITPDASVRMAKLQKGECHATPYPNPADLEALKKDPNINLMTKPGLNIGYLHFNTQKKPFDDVKVRQALNYAINKDAIIQSVYQGSGEKAKNPIPPTMWSYNDEVKDYDYDPEKAKALLKEVGLEKGFDTEVWAMPVSRPYNPNARRMAELIQEDWKKVGVNAKIVSYEWGEYLNRMRDGEHTTGMMGWNGDNGDPDNFLNTLLSCAAVKQGSNYAKFCHKDFDKLMTDAVQTTDKAKRTELYKQAQVLFKEQAPWVTIAHSTTYFPVRKEVKGYVISPFSLHNFYGVDLETK from the coding sequence ATGAAGAAACTAACAAAACTTTCTCTGCTCTCATTGGCAATTGCCGCTTCAAGTTCGGCTTTTGCCGCACCTAAAACATTTGTTTATTGTTTAGAAGCCTCTCCTACCTATTTAAATCCGCAATTTGCAACAGATGGTGGTACGCTTGATGCAACCAGCCAAGCGATTTTTAATCGTTTAGTTGACTTTGCTAAAGGCGAAACAACAGTTGTACCATCTTTAGCTGAAAAATGGGATGTGTCGGAAGACGGCAAAAGCTATACCTTTTATTTACGTAAAGGGGTGAAATTCCATTCGACTAAAGATTTTAAACCGAGTCGTGATTTTAATGCGGACGATGTAGTGTTCTCATTCAATCGTCAATTAGATCCGAATCACCCTTTCCATAAGGTATCCGGTGGTAACTATGAATATTTTATCGGTATGGATATGGGAAACATTATTCAAAATGTTGAGAAAGTAGATGATTATACGGTTAAAATTAATCTAAAAGTGCCGAATGCCCCATTCTTAGCAAATATTGCGATGGACTTTGCTTCGATTTTCTCTGCGGAATATGCGGATCAATTATTGAAAGCCGGTACGCCGGAAAAATTAGATCAACATCCGGTTGGTACGGGACCATTCCAATTTGTTGATTACCAAAAAGATGCTCAGATTCGTTATAAAGGTTTTGAACAATATTGGGAAGGTAAAGCGGCGATTGACCGTTTAGTTTTTGCGATTACACCGGATGCTTCGGTACGTATGGCAAAATTACAAAAAGGTGAATGTCACGCGACTCCTTACCCGAATCCGGCTGATTTGGAAGCATTGAAAAAAGATCCGAATATCAATTTAATGACCAAACCGGGTTTAAATATCGGTTATTTACATTTCAATACGCAGAAAAAACCATTTGATGATGTGAAAGTGCGTCAAGCGTTAAACTATGCAATTAACAAAGATGCAATTATTCAGTCGGTTTATCAAGGTTCCGGCGAAAAAGCGAAAAATCCGATTCCACCGACAATGTGGAGCTATAACGATGAAGTGAAGGATTATGACTATGATCCGGAAAAAGCCAAAGCCTTGTTAAAAGAAGTCGGATTGGAAAAAGGTTTTGATACCGAAGTGTGGGCAATGCCGGTTTCTCGTCCGTATAACCCGAATGCACGCCGTATGGCGGAGCTTATCCAAGAAGATTGGAAAAAAGTGGGTGTGAATGCCAAAATCGTGAGTTACGAATGGGGTGAATATCTCAATCGTATGCGTGACGGCGAACATACAACCGGTATGATGGGCTGGAACGGTGATAACGGAGATCCGGATAACTTCCTAAATACCTTATTAAGTTGTGCGGCGGTAAAACAAGGTTCTAACTATGCCAAATTCTGTCATAAAGATTTTGATAAGTTAATGACCGATGCAGTTCAAACAACTGATAAAGCAAAACGTACCGAGCTTTATAAACAAGCTCAAGTACTTTTCAAAGAGCAAGCACCATGGGTAACAATTGCTCACTCAACTACTTATTTCCCTGTCCGTAAGGAAGTAAAGGGTTATGTGATCAGCCCATTTAGCTTACATAATTTCTACGGGGTTGATTTAGAGACAAAATAA
- a CDS encoding ABC transporter permease subunit encodes MSSTTLSAPAPKTPLQEFWYYFCQNRGAVIGLAFITIVFFFAVFAGWVAPFDPIEQNRSALLLPPAWMDGGNSAYLLGTDDIGRDILSRIIYGARLSVFIGLVIVILSCVFGVILGLLAGYYGGVIDIVIMRFVDIMLAIPSLLLTIGVVTILGPSLINAAIAIAIVSIPSYVRLTRASVMSEKNRDYVVASRVAGAGVLRLMFIVILPNCLAPLIVQMTMGISNAILELAALGFLGIGARPPTPELGTMLAESRGFMQSANWLVTIPGLAILLLVLAFNLMGDGLRDALDPKLKQ; translated from the coding sequence ATGTCTTCAACAACCCTTTCGGCACCGGCTCCGAAGACACCTTTACAAGAGTTTTGGTATTACTTTTGCCAAAACCGTGGTGCGGTGATCGGGCTTGCCTTTATTACTATTGTCTTTTTCTTTGCGGTATTTGCAGGTTGGGTCGCTCCTTTTGACCCGATTGAGCAAAATCGTAGTGCCTTATTACTACCTCCGGCGTGGATGGACGGCGGTAATTCCGCTTATCTGTTAGGAACCGATGATATTGGGCGTGATATTCTTTCCCGTATTATCTACGGTGCGCGTTTATCGGTGTTTATCGGCTTAGTTATCGTGATTTTATCTTGTGTATTCGGCGTGATTTTAGGCTTACTTGCCGGCTATTACGGCGGTGTGATTGATATCGTGATTATGCGTTTTGTCGATATTATGTTAGCTATTCCGAGCTTACTTCTCACCATTGGCGTGGTGACCATTTTAGGACCTTCCTTGATTAATGCGGCGATAGCGATTGCGATTGTTTCGATTCCAAGCTATGTGCGCTTAACTCGTGCTTCGGTAATGAGTGAAAAAAATCGTGATTATGTGGTAGCGAGTCGAGTTGCCGGTGCTGGTGTACTACGTTTAATGTTTATCGTGATTTTACCGAACTGCCTTGCTCCGTTAATCGTACAAATGACGATGGGTATCTCCAATGCGATTTTAGAACTTGCCGCACTTGGCTTCTTAGGCATTGGTGCGCGACCTCCGACACCAGAATTAGGTACAATGTTGGCGGAATCTCGTGGCTTTATGCAATCGGCAAACTGGTTAGTAACTATTCCGGGGTTAGCGATTTTATTACTCGTCTTAGCATTTAACTTAATGGGTGACGGCTTACGTGATGCACTCGATCCAAAATTGAAACAATAA
- the ilvG gene encoding acetolactate synthase 2 catalytic subunit, whose protein sequence is MNGANLVIESLKAHGVTTLFGYPGGAIMPTYDALYDSGLDHLLVRNEQGAAMVAIGYARATGKVGVCIATSGPGATNLITGLGDAALDSIPVVAITGQVASHLIGTDAFQESDVLGLSLACTKHSFIVQNIEELPEIIARAFQIAQSGRPGPVLVDIPRDIQLTPTSAKPIVYEKQPVDPQDQHLLSEAKTLLANAKRPVLYVGGGVGMAGGVQAVRNFLKVTNIPSVSTLKGLGTITIDDPLYMGMIGMHGTKAANYAVQECDLLIACGARFDDRVTGKLDTFAPHAKVIHIDIDIAEINKLRKAQVALRGDLIEAVNALAQPLDIEPWREDVRRLKADLDFQYIDNAGEGDIDAKALLNTLSQRKPQNAIITTDVGQHQMWSAQHLQHFAPENFITSAGFGSMGFGLPVAVGAVKARPQDPVILVTGDGSIMMNIQEFGSIKRGKLPIKILLLDNQRLGMVRQWQSLFFHGRHSNTILDDNPDFVVLASAFGIEGERIEKASEVSDALDRLLNAKEAYLLHVCIPEEDNVWSLVPPGACNADMLDDEV, encoded by the coding sequence ATGAACGGTGCAAATTTAGTCATTGAAAGTCTAAAAGCACACGGAGTTACCACGCTGTTTGGTTACCCCGGTGGTGCTATTATGCCTACCTATGACGCACTTTATGATTCAGGTTTAGATCATTTATTAGTTCGCAACGAGCAAGGTGCGGCAATGGTCGCGATTGGCTATGCACGTGCAACGGGTAAAGTTGGGGTATGTATTGCAACTTCCGGTCCTGGTGCAACGAATTTGATTACCGGATTGGGGGATGCGGCGTTAGATTCTATTCCTGTGGTTGCTATTACCGGGCAGGTAGCAAGCCATTTAATCGGCACAGACGCTTTCCAAGAATCAGATGTATTAGGCTTATCACTCGCTTGTACTAAGCACAGTTTCATTGTCCAAAACATTGAAGAATTACCGGAAATTATCGCTCGAGCGTTCCAAATTGCACAAAGTGGTCGTCCCGGTCCGGTATTAGTCGATATTCCTCGTGATATTCAACTCACCCCAACTTCAGCTAAACCGATTGTTTATGAAAAACAGCCTGTTGACCCACAAGATCAACACTTACTCAGTGAAGCGAAAACCCTATTGGCTAATGCTAAACGTCCGGTACTTTACGTCGGCGGCGGTGTCGGTATGGCAGGCGGTGTACAAGCGGTTAGAAATTTCCTAAAAGTCACAAACATTCCATCTGTATCAACCTTAAAAGGGCTAGGCACAATTACCATTGATGATCCGCTTTATATGGGAATGATTGGTATGCACGGTACTAAAGCGGCAAACTACGCAGTACAGGAATGTGATCTTTTAATCGCGTGCGGAGCACGTTTTGACGACCGAGTAACCGGCAAATTAGATACTTTTGCCCCTCACGCTAAAGTAATTCATATTGATATTGATATTGCTGAAATTAATAAATTACGCAAAGCACAAGTAGCGTTACGAGGTGATTTAATCGAAGCGGTTAATGCCTTAGCACAACCGCTAGATATTGAGCCTTGGCGTGAAGATGTCAGACGCTTAAAAGCCGATTTAGATTTCCAATATATTGATAATGCAGGCGAAGGTGATATTGATGCTAAAGCATTATTAAACACGCTTTCACAACGTAAACCTCAAAATGCAATTATCACGACTGATGTTGGTCAACATCAAATGTGGTCTGCCCAACATTTACAACATTTTGCCCCAGAAAACTTTATTACTTCGGCCGGCTTTGGTTCAATGGGTTTCGGTTTACCGGTCGCGGTGGGTGCAGTAAAAGCTCGTCCGCAAGATCCTGTGATATTAGTCACCGGTGATGGCTCAATTATGATGAATATCCAAGAATTTGGTTCAATTAAACGTGGCAAGTTGCCTATCAAAATTTTATTACTAGATAACCAACGTTTAGGAATGGTACGCCAATGGCAATCGCTTTTCTTCCACGGTCGCCACAGTAATACGATTTTAGATGATAATCCTGATTTTGTGGTATTGGCTTCAGCGTTTGGAATTGAAGGTGAGCGTATCGAAAAAGCAAGCGAAGTATCTGACGCATTAGATCGTTTGCTCAATGCCAAAGAGGCTTATCTACTACATGTTTGTATTCCGGAAGAAGATAACGTATGGTCGCTTGTGCCACCGGGTGCGTGTAACGCCGATATGCTTGATGATGAAGTGTAA
- a CDS encoding peptide ABC transporter ATP-binding protein, with translation MTDLQKNEQNAPLLDAKNLKKYYPVKQGMFAKPKTVKAVDGVSFQLERGKTLAVVGESGRGKSTLGRMLTMIESPTEGELFYKGQNFLVNDKETTALRRKKIQIVFQNPYSSLNPRKKVGSILEEPLLINTDLSAAERKAKVLEMMGKVGLKPEFYDRYPHMFSGGQRQRIAIARGLMLNPDVVVADEPVSALDVSVRAQVLNLMMDLQDDMGLSYVFISHDLSVVEHIADEVMVMYLGRVVEQGETKAIFGNPRHPYTQALLSATPRLNPEQRRERIKLTGELPSPLNPPKGCAFHARCRLATEKCKAGQPQLKSYENGTKIACFMVD, from the coding sequence ATGACTGATTTGCAAAAAAATGAACAAAACGCACCGCTTCTTGATGCGAAAAATCTGAAAAAATATTATCCGGTTAAGCAAGGAATGTTCGCTAAACCGAAAACGGTTAAAGCGGTAGATGGCGTGTCATTCCAATTGGAACGAGGCAAAACATTGGCGGTGGTTGGCGAGTCCGGTCGCGGTAAGTCAACCTTGGGGCGAATGCTCACGATGATTGAAAGCCCGACCGAAGGCGAGCTGTTTTATAAAGGGCAGAATTTCTTAGTCAATGATAAAGAAACCACCGCATTGCGTCGTAAGAAAATTCAGATTGTATTCCAAAACCCTTATAGCTCGCTGAATCCGCGTAAAAAAGTGGGAAGCATTTTAGAAGAGCCGTTATTAATCAATACCGATTTATCGGCAGCAGAGCGTAAAGCGAAAGTGTTGGAAATGATGGGCAAAGTCGGTTTAAAACCTGAGTTTTACGACCGTTATCCGCATATGTTTTCCGGCGGACAACGCCAGCGTATTGCAATTGCTCGCGGCTTAATGCTCAATCCTGATGTGGTAGTGGCGGATGAGCCGGTTTCGGCATTGGACGTATCGGTGCGTGCGCAGGTGCTTAATTTGATGATGGATCTGCAAGACGATATGGGGCTTTCTTATGTTTTCATTTCGCATGATCTGTCGGTGGTTGAGCATATTGCCGATGAAGTGATGGTAATGTACTTAGGACGAGTGGTAGAGCAAGGCGAAACTAAAGCGATTTTCGGCAATCCTCGTCACCCGTACACCCAAGCATTACTTTCGGCGACACCCCGTTTAAATCCGGAACAACGTCGTGAGCGGATTAAATTAACCGGCGAATTACCCAGCCCGTTAAATCCGCCGAAAGGTTGTGCGTTCCACGCTCGTTGTCGTTTGGCAACCGAAAAATGCAAAGCGGGACAGCCGCAACTAAAAAGCTACGAAAACGGCACAAAAATCGCTTGTTTTATGGTGGACTAG
- the nrfD gene encoding cytochrome c nitrite reductase subunit NrfD encodes MNDYIPFQTPNLVWDSTIAIYLFLLGISSGAVQLAIAYRNSGNKIEKNSENWVIRSAAILGTIPTLIGLTLLIFHLTKPWTFWKLMFNYNFSSVMSMGVMLFQLYMAVLVIWIAIMFKDWVAMLVNRYLPAFKFILNWIDVVESKGLKAVEFILFVFVAVLGAYTGFLLSALISYPMLNNPVLPALFLASGTSSGIAATFLMILLAGKLSGESKEVHFIHKFEVPIMVTELGLLVAFFVGLHFGGADKQLALHNALSGFWGAIFWIGVLFIGILIPLVANIFGSHSLKHNVKFIILVSIFDLIGVLCLRYFILYGGQLTIAS; translated from the coding sequence ATGAACGACTATATTCCATTCCAAACCCCGAATTTAGTGTGGGACAGCACCATTGCGATTTACCTTTTCTTATTAGGTATTTCATCAGGTGCGGTGCAGTTAGCGATTGCTTACCGTAATAGCGGTAATAAAATCGAGAAAAATAGCGAAAACTGGGTAATCCGCAGTGCCGCTATTTTAGGGACTATTCCAACTCTAATCGGTTTAACTTTACTTATTTTCCACCTAACTAAACCATGGACATTCTGGAAGTTAATGTTTAACTATAACTTCAGCTCTGTAATGTCGATGGGGGTAATGTTGTTCCAACTTTATATGGCCGTATTGGTTATATGGATCGCCATTATGTTCAAAGATTGGGTGGCAATGTTAGTAAACCGTTACTTACCGGCATTTAAATTTATTTTAAATTGGATTGATGTTGTTGAAAGTAAAGGCTTAAAAGCCGTTGAGTTTATCCTTTTCGTCTTCGTTGCTGTGCTAGGTGCTTATACCGGCTTCTTACTTTCAGCCTTAATCAGTTATCCAATGTTAAATAACCCTGTATTACCAGCGTTATTTTTAGCATCAGGTACATCTTCCGGTATTGCGGCAACGTTCCTTATGATCTTGCTTGCGGGTAAATTATCCGGAGAAAGCAAAGAAGTTCACTTTATCCATAAATTCGAAGTACCGATTATGGTTACCGAATTAGGTTTATTAGTGGCGTTCTTTGTCGGCTTACATTTCGGTGGCGCAGATAAGCAATTAGCATTACATAATGCTTTATCCGGCTTCTGGGGTGCAATTTTCTGGATTGGCGTACTGTTTATCGGTATTTTGATTCCGTTAGTAGCGAATATCTTTGGTAGTCATAGTTTGAAACATAATGTTAAATTTATCATCTTAGTTTCAATCTTCGATTTAATCGGGGTATTGTGTTTACGCTATTTCATTCTGTATGGCGGACAGCTTACCATAGCAAGTTAA
- a CDS encoding ABC transporter substrate-binding protein: protein MKKLSVLSAFAIATFSGSVLVTPQTFTYCIESSPTFLNPQIGTDGATLDVAQALYNRLIDFELGTTNLIPSLAEKWDISADGKTYTFYLRKGVKFHKNKEFTPSRNFNADDVLFVFNRQLNKYNYFYNVSGGNYEFFLGMDMPNIIEKVEKVDTYVVKFHLKVPNAPFLANLAMDFASISSSEYADQMLKAGTPEKVDTAPIGTGPFEFAGLQKDAYVRFKAFDDYWQGRAKLDRLVFSVTPDATVRYAKLQKNECQAMPYPNPADIAQMKADTNLQVLEKSGLNIGYITFNLDKKPLDNQKVRQALNYAVNKQAILESVYQGTGSVAKNPMPPTIWGYNDQVQDYEYNPEKAKALLKEAGLENGFETELWAMPVSRPYNPNARRMAEMVQEDWKKIGVTAKIVSFEWGEYLKRMEQGEHSTGMMGWTGDNGDPDNFLNTLLSCNSVKQGSNYAHFCDKSYNDLVTQAAQESDKAKREALYKQAQVIFKQQAPWLPIAHSTTYFPMRKEVTGYTVSPFLSHNFYRVELGNN from the coding sequence ATGAAAAAACTCTCAGTCTTATCCGCGTTTGCTATTGCAACTTTTTCAGGATCTGTTCTGGTGACTCCACAGACATTTACTTATTGTATTGAATCTTCTCCCACCTTTTTGAATCCGCAAATCGGTACAGACGGTGCGACATTAGACGTAGCACAGGCGTTATATAATCGTTTAATTGATTTTGAACTAGGGACAACAAATCTTATTCCTTCCTTAGCTGAAAAATGGGATATTTCTGCAGATGGTAAAACCTATACCTTTTATTTACGTAAAGGGGTTAAGTTCCATAAGAATAAAGAGTTTACCCCATCTCGTAATTTTAATGCCGATGATGTGCTATTCGTTTTTAACCGCCAGTTAAATAAATATAACTATTTCTATAATGTATCGGGCGGAAACTACGAGTTTTTCTTAGGTATGGATATGCCTAATATCATTGAAAAAGTCGAAAAAGTGGATACTTATGTGGTTAAATTCCATTTAAAAGTACCGAATGCCCCGTTTTTAGCTAATCTTGCGATGGATTTCGCTTCGATTTCATCCTCAGAGTATGCAGATCAAATGTTAAAAGCGGGTACGCCGGAAAAAGTTGATACCGCACCGATTGGTACCGGGCCGTTTGAGTTTGCCGGTTTACAGAAAGATGCTTATGTGCGTTTTAAAGCATTTGATGATTATTGGCAGGGTAGAGCGAAATTAGACCGCTTAGTGTTTAGTGTGACACCCGATGCGACGGTGCGTTATGCCAAATTGCAGAAAAATGAATGTCAGGCAATGCCATATCCGAACCCAGCTGATATTGCTCAAATGAAAGCAGATACTAACTTACAAGTATTGGAAAAATCAGGGTTAAATATTGGCTATATTACCTTTAATTTAGATAAGAAACCGTTAGATAATCAGAAAGTGCGTCAAGCACTCAATTATGCGGTAAACAAGCAGGCAATTTTGGAATCGGTGTATCAAGGAACAGGTTCTGTTGCCAAAAATCCAATGCCACCGACAATTTGGGGCTATAACGATCAAGTTCAGGATTATGAATATAATCCGGAAAAAGCGAAGGCGTTATTAAAAGAAGCCGGCTTGGAAAACGGTTTTGAAACGGAATTATGGGCAATGCCGGTTTCCCGCCCGTATAACCCAAATGCTCGCCGTATGGCTGAAATGGTTCAGGAAGATTGGAAGAAAATTGGTGTTACTGCAAAAATTGTCAGTTTTGAATGGGGAGAATACCTCAAACGTATGGAACAAGGCGAACATTCAACCGGTATGATGGGCTGGACTGGTGATAATGGTGATCCGGATAACTTCTTGAATACGTTATTAAGTTGTAATTCCGTAAAACAAGGTTCTAATTATGCACATTTCTGTGACAAATCTTACAATGATTTAGTTACGCAAGCGGCACAAGAGTCAGATAAGGCAAAACGAGAAGCTCTTTATAAACAAGCTCAAGTGATTTTTAAACAGCAAGCACCTTGGCTTCCGATTGCACATTCGACCACTTATTTTCCTATGCGTAAAGAAGTAACAGGCTATACGGTTAGCCCCTTCTTATCGCACAATTTCTATCGAGTGGAGTTAGGAAATAATTAA
- the psiE gene encoding phosphate-starvation-inducible protein PsiE, which translates to MNLTEALPETITKLLRNILSSLLIILAIVLIIALVKVTYGLCIMILTSGTTVPYALAEQIVMFFLYFGFLGLISQYFKSGYHFPLRYFIYAGITAMLRLIIVDHESATNTILFAGAILLMVIALCLVLYSDKLRNI; encoded by the coding sequence ATGAATCTCACAGAAGCATTACCTGAAACCATTACCAAACTATTACGCAATATTTTAAGTTCATTACTCATTATTCTTGCTATTGTATTAATCATCGCTTTGGTTAAAGTGACTTACGGACTATGCATAATGATTTTAACTAGTGGAACTACTGTCCCTTATGCCTTAGCCGAACAAATCGTAATGTTCTTTCTCTACTTCGGTTTTTTAGGACTCATTTCGCAATATTTTAAGAGCGGTTATCATTTCCCATTACGCTATTTTATTTATGCTGGGATCACTGCGATGTTACGCCTAATCATTGTTGACCACGAAAGTGCTACAAACACAATTCTATTCGCAGGTGCCATCTTACTCATGGTGATCGCACTTTGCTTAGTACTTTATTCGGATAAACTCAGAAATATCTAA
- the nrfA gene encoding ammonia-forming nitrite reductase cytochrome c552 subunit, with the protein MKRLTKKLAMATIAMLGCLSSSAWAEDAKSPSLTDKALKHEKLGVVVESANHKFAEKYPLQYNSWKATSESTDRGSALAADPRYVVLWAGYAFAKDYNKPRGHYYAITDVREILRTGAPKDENDGPQPMACWTCKGPDVPRLIEEKGERGYFDPKWAKYGAEIVNSIGCADCHDTSSKEFEEGKPALRIARPHVLRALETVGWKFEDLDKHGKRTAVCANCHVEYYFKDKKDVTFPWDKGVDVDSIEKYYDEIQFADWTHALSKAPMLKTQHPDFEIWAQGVHGKNGVTCIDCHMPKVKDKDGKVYTDHKIGNPFDQFDATCKTCHEQSKETLEKRVKEHKHQVKEAMIRLEDQLVKAHFEAKATWEAGATQEEMKDILTAIRHAQWRWDYSAAGHGSHMHAPDVMLHVIATGIDRAADARAKLGVVLAKHGVTTPVAIPDISTKEKAQKAIGLDIPKDQAAKDEFLRTVVPQWDAEARKKGLLPAVEEPKAVVAPKAEAK; encoded by the coding sequence GTGAAACGTTTAACTAAAAAATTAGCAATGGCAACCATTGCAATGTTGGGGTGTTTATCATCGTCAGCATGGGCGGAGGACGCAAAATCACCGTCTTTAACCGATAAAGCTTTAAAACATGAAAAATTAGGTGTGGTAGTAGAATCAGCAAACCACAAATTTGCTGAAAAATACCCGCTTCAATATAACTCATGGAAAGCGACTTCAGAGTCAACCGACCGTGGTAGTGCTTTAGCGGCGGATCCTCGTTACGTTGTGCTATGGGCGGGTTATGCGTTTGCGAAAGACTATAACAAACCTCGTGGTCATTACTATGCTATCACGGACGTACGTGAAATTTTACGTACTGGTGCGCCAAAAGATGAAAATGACGGCCCACAGCCAATGGCTTGCTGGACATGTAAAGGCCCTGATGTTCCTCGCTTAATTGAAGAAAAAGGTGAACGCGGTTATTTTGATCCTAAATGGGCAAAATACGGTGCTGAAATCGTGAACTCAATCGGTTGTGCAGACTGTCACGATACGAGTTCTAAAGAGTTTGAAGAAGGTAAACCGGCATTACGTATTGCTCGTCCACATGTATTACGTGCGTTAGAAACGGTGGGTTGGAAATTTGAGGACTTAGATAAACACGGCAAACGTACCGCAGTGTGTGCAAACTGTCACGTTGAATATTATTTCAAAGATAAAAAAGACGTGACCTTCCCATGGGATAAAGGTGTAGATGTAGATAGCATTGAGAAATACTACGATGAAATCCAATTTGCTGACTGGACTCACGCATTATCTAAAGCGCCAATGTTAAAAACACAGCACCCGGATTTTGAAATTTGGGCACAAGGTGTTCACGGTAAAAACGGTGTAACTTGTATCGACTGTCATATGCCGAAAGTGAAAGACAAAGACGGTAAAGTTTATACGGATCACAAAATTGGTAACCCGTTCGATCAATTTGATGCAACCTGTAAAACTTGTCACGAACAAAGCAAAGAAACACTTGAGAAACGTGTGAAAGAACATAAACACCAAGTGAAAGAAGCAATGATTCGTTTAGAAGATCAATTAGTGAAAGCACATTTTGAAGCGAAAGCGACTTGGGAAGCGGGTGCAACTCAAGAAGAAATGAAAGACATCTTAACGGCGATTCGTCACGCTCAATGGCGTTGGGACTACTCAGCGGCAGGTCACGGTAGCCATATGCACGCTCCGGATGTAATGCTTCATGTAATTGCAACAGGTATCGACCGTGCGGCAGATGCACGTGCGAAATTAGGTGTAGTATTGGCGAAACACGGCGTAACTACTCCAGTAGCAATTCCTGATATCTCTACTAAAGAAAAAGCACAAAAAGCGATTGGTTTGGATATTCCTAAAGACCAAGCGGCGAAAGATGAATTCTTACGTACAGTGGTTCCACAATGGGATGCGGAAGCTCGTAAAAAAGGCTTATTACCTGCAGTAGAAGAACCAAAAGCGGTTGTAGCACCAAAAGCAGAAGCGAAATAA